A genome region from Strigops habroptila isolate Jane chromosome 12, bStrHab1.2.pri, whole genome shotgun sequence includes the following:
- the RCC1 gene encoding regulator of chromosome condensation, protein MRGAGSGGRAGGGAEIRGTMPGKRTAKKSLALEEESPGRKKIKVCHPSHRTQPGLVLTLGQGDVGQLGLGEDVMERKKPALVSLPEMIVQAEAGGMHTVCLSQTGKIYTFGCNDEGALGRDTSAEGSETIPGLVELQEKVVQVSAGDSHTAALTEDGRVFVWGSFRDNNGVIGLLEPMKTSSIPVLLQLNAPIIKIVSGNDHLVMLTVDGDLFTCGCGEQGQLGRVPELFANRGGRRGLQRLLVPQRVPVRGKGNRGKLRFQDAFCGAYFTFAITQEGHIYGFGLSNYHQLGTQGTEPCFSPQNLTCFKNSTKSWVGFSGGQHHTVCVDSEGKAYSLGRAEYGRLGLGAGAEEKSTPTAIPELPSISSVACGASVGYAVSSDGRAFAWGMGTNYQLGTGEEEDVWSPVEMVGKQLENRTVLAVSSGGQHTVLLVKDKEQS, encoded by the exons ATGCGCGGTGCGGGCTCGGGTGGCCGGGCTGGCGGCGGAGCGGAG ATCCGAGGCACTATGCCGGGGAAACGCACTGCCAAGAAGAGCCTGGCGCTGGAAGAGGAGTCTCCTGGAAGGAAGAAGATTAAAG TGTGCCACCCGTCCCACCGCACGCAGCCCGGGCTGGTGCTGAcgctggggcagggggatgtTGGCCAGCTGGGCCTGGGAGAGGACGTGATGGAGAGGAAGAAACCAGCCCTGGTGTCGCTGCCGGAGATGATCGTGCAGGCGGAAGCTGGAGGGATGCACACGGTGTGCCTCAGCCAGACAGGAAAA ATCTACACCTTTGGCTGCAACGATGAGGGTGCCCTCGGGCGCGACACCTCAGCAGAAGGGTCCGAGACTATTCCGGGGCTGGTGGAGCTGCAGGAAAAAGTGGTGCAGGTCTCTGCAGGGGACAGTCACACGGCTGCACTGACAGAGGATGGCAGGGTTTTTGTCTGGGGCTCCTTCCGG GATAACAATGGGGTGATTGGCTTGCTGGAGCCCATGAAGaccagctccatccctgtgctgctccagctcaATGCGCCCATCATTAAAATTGTCTCAG GGAATGACCACCTAGTGATGCTGACAGTGGATGGTGACCTCTTCACATGTGGCTGTGGCGAGCAGGGCCAGCTGGGGAGAGTGCCAGAGCTCTTTGCCAAccgaggaggaaggagaggtcTAC AGCGGTTGCTGGTCCCCCAGCGTGTCCCTGTCAGAGGCAAAGGCAACAGAGGCAAGTTGCGCTTCCAGGATGCCTTTTGTGGGGCTTACTTCACTTTTGCCATCACACAGGAAGGACACATCTATGGATTCGGCCTCTCCAACTACCATCAGCTTG GCACGCAGGGCACCGAGCCCTGCTTCTCCCCGCAGAACCTGACCTGCTTCAAGAACTCCACCAAGTCCTGGGTTGGGTTCTCTGGTGGGCAGCACCACACAGTGTGTGTCGACTCAGAGG GTAAAGCCTACAGCCTGGGCAGGGCAGAGTACGGCCGCCTGGGCCTCGGCGCTGGGGCAGAGGAGAAGAGCACACCCACAGCCATCCCCGAGCTGCCCAGCATCTCCTCTGTGGCCTGCGGGGCCTCGGTCGGCTACGCTGTCAGCAGTGACG GCCGAGCATTTGCCTGGGGCATGGGCACCAACTACCAGCTGGGcacaggggaggaggaggacgtCTGGAGCCCTGTGGAGATGGTGGGCAAGCAGCTGGAGAACCGCACAGTCCTGGCCGTGTCCAGTGGTGGGCAACACACTGTGCTGCTGGTCAAGGACAAGGAGCAGAGTTGA